The following are encoded together in the Chiroxiphia lanceolata isolate bChiLan1 chromosome 8, bChiLan1.pri, whole genome shotgun sequence genome:
- the RHOBTB1 gene encoding rho-related BTB domain-containing protein 1 has protein sequence MDIDMDYERPNVETIKCVVVGDNAVGKTRLICARACNTTLTQYQLLATHVPTVWAIDQYRVCQEVLERSRDVVDEVSVSLRLWDTFGDHHKDRRFAYGRSDVVVLCFSIANPNSLNHVKTMWYQEIKHFCPRTPVILVGCQLDLRYADLEAVNRARRPLARPIKRGDILPPERGREVAKELGIPYYETSVFDQFGIKDVFDNAIRAALISRRHLQFWKSHLKKVQKPLLQAPFLPPKAPPPVIKIPECPVPSMNEAGYLLDSPLCADVMFVLQEQDCIFAHKIYLATSSSKFYDLFLMECEESPDLDETQCNKENTSKDVQTSHPETNSDSDENSLKTADVKIPPPESSDSLNMLEPESGETNPAARSLSSWGKGFVSVHKEMQVNPVSNRTCPVTVVKMDSSVQVGPFKTVLQFLYTGQLDENEKDLTRLAQIAEILEVFDLRMMVENIMNKEAFMNQEITKAFHVRKANRIKECLCKGTFSDVTFKLDDGSIKAHKPLLICSCEWMSAMFGGSFIESSNSEVVLPNINKASMQAVLDYLYTKQLSSSQELDTLELIALANRFCLPHLIALAEQHAVQELTKTSMSGVAIDGEVLSYLELAQFHNANQLAAWCLHYICTNYNSVCSKFRKEIRAKSADNLEYFERHRWPPVWYLKEEDHYQRVKKEREKEDVALNKHHSKRKWCFWNSSAVVA, from the exons ATGGACATTGACATGGACTACGAAAGACCCAACGTTGAAACTATCAAGTGTGTGGTGGTTGGAGATAATGCAGTGGGAAAGACTCGTCTGATCTGTGCAAGAGCCTGCAACACAACCTTGACTCAGTATCAGCTGCTGGCAACTCATGTCCCAACTGTCTGGGCCATCGATCAGTACCGTGTCTGCCAAGAG GTCCTCGAACGCTCAAGAGATGTTGTGGATGAAGTGAGTGTTTCTCTCAGGCTGTGGGATACATTTGGGGACCACCACAAAGACAGGCGCTTTGCTTACGGAAG GTCCGATGTGGttgttctgtgcttttccaTTGCTAATCCTAATTCCCTGAATCATGTGAAAACGATGTGGTATCAAGAAATCAAGCACTTCTGTCCCCGCACACCTGTCATTCTGGTGGGCTGCCAGCTCGATCTCCGCTATGCAGACCTGGAGGCTGTGAACAGAGCCAGACGGCCTCTGGCAAG GCCGATAAAAAGGGGAGATATTTTGCCCCCAGAAAGAGGCAGAGAGGTTGCCAAGGAACTCGGGATACCATACTATGAAACCAGTGTATTTGACCAGTTTGGGATTAAAGATGTCTTTGACAATGCAATTAGAGCTGCCCTGATCTCCAGAAGACACTTGCAGTTCTGGAAATCTCATTTGAAGAAGGTCCAAAAACCTTTGCTTCAGGCTCCATTCCTACCTCCAAAAGCCCCTCCTCCGGTTATCAAAATTCCTGAGTGTCCCGTGCCGAGCATGAATGAAGCTGGATATTTATTGGACAGCCCACTGTGTGCAGATGTCATGTTTGTTCTCCAGGAGCAGGACTGCATTTTTGCTCACAAGATTTACCTAGCTACCTCCTCTTCAAAGTTTTATGACCTTTTCTTAATGGAATGTGAGGAAAGTCCGGACTTGGATGAAACACAgtgtaataaagaaaatacaagtaAGGATGTTCAGACAAGTCACCCTGAGACAAATAGTGACAGTGATGAGAATTCCTTGAAAACTGCTGATGTTAAAATTCCCCCACCAGAAAGCAGTGACTCTTTAAACATGCTAGAACCCGAATCTGGTGAAACAAACCCTGCAGCGAGATCTCTGTCGTCCTGGGGTAAGGGATTTGTTAGCGTGCACAAGGAAATGCAGGTGAATCCTGTCTCCAATCGGACATGTCCTGTAACTGTGGTAAAAATGGATTCATCTGTGCAGGTTGGaccttttaaaactgttttgcagtttttataCACAGGCCAActggatgaaaatgaaaaagaccTCACAAGACTCGCTCAGATTGCTGAAATCTTGGAAGTATTTGATTTGCGGATGATGGTGGAGAATATTATGAATAAAGAAGCCTTCATGAATCAAGAGATTACTAAAGCATTTCATGTCAGAAAAGCTAATCGGATAAAAGAGTGCCTTTGCAAAGGGACATTTTCTG ATGTGACATTTAAATTGGACGATGGAAGCATAAAGGCCCACAAGCCACTGCTCATCTGTAGCTGTGAATGGATGTCTGCTATGTTTGGAGGATCATTTATTGAAAGCTCCAACAGTGAG GTAGTTCTTCCCAACATAAACAAGGCTTCCATGCAAGCGGTTTTAGATTACTTGTATACCAAGCAACTGTCCTCCAGTCAGGAACTGGACACACTTGAGTTAATTGCATTGGCAAATAGGTTTTGCCTTCCTCACCTGATTGCTCTTGCAG AACAGCATGCAGTACAAGAGCTGACAAAAACCTCCATGAGCGGCGTTGCAATAGATGGAGAAGTGCTCTCCTATTTGGAATTGGCACAG tttcaCAATGCTAACCAGCTGGCAGCTTGGTGCTTGCACTACATCTGCACCAACTACAACAGCGTTTGCTCCAAATTCCGCAAGGAAATCAGAGCTAAATCTGCAG aTAATCTAGAATATTTTGAGAGGCATCGGTGGCCGCCTGTGTGGTATTTAAAGGAAGAAGATCACTACCAGAGggtgaaaaaggaaagagaaaaggaagatgttgCACTGAATAAACATCATTCGAAGCGGAAGTGGTGCTTCTGGAATTCCTCTGCTGTAGTTGCCTGA